AATGTAATTAAGtggatcttttaaaaaataactaatagagGTGGTGATGTATAAAGGCACAAATCCAAATTGGTTGCCAAATGTTATAGAAAAAGATATGAGGTTGAATTTGATGAAACCTTCTCTTTAGTAGTTATGCTAAGTTCCATATGAATTTTGCTTGTTGTACCTATATATCAATGATTATGAAATTTAGCAAATGAATGTCACAATTGCattcctaaatataaatattcacaaagatagatatatatatatatatatatatatatatatatatatgacatacTTGAAGGTTTTGAATCTAAAGAATTTGCTAATAAAATATACAAGCTGCAATTTATGGCCTCAAGTAAGCTTCAAAGAGATGaaatattcaaaaatcaatGCATGATGTCTCTAAAGTTCAAAGAGATGTCTGGATATAGACACATATTCAAAAATCAAAGCATGTTAACAGATAGATCCTctatatcaaaacaaaacaaaacagactTGAAAATTGATAGTATATTGCTCACTGATAAACAACTTCTTATCAAAGTCTCTTATTTCAATCTCCATCATTCTGAATGAAGAGCTCATCCATATAACCAACATGTCTCAAATTGAGCAGGATCCAACGATGGATGGAGGAAAAAATCGTTGGCGACCGTAACTAACCTACAAGCAATATtcacaaatataaataaagccTCAATGTAATGACCaaactaaaatcaaaatcataggGGCAAATATGACTAAAACTAGAAATCATAAGGGGTGAATATGACCAAACATCAAAACTATAAGGCTAAACATGACCAATAATTGTATGTATAAGGAAAACGATCACCAAAGCAAAACCGTAGGGATAAAAGTGAtaagaaaaaatccaaaccaaaaGGATGTACCATGTATTTAACCCTttggttaaataatttttaatttataaacattATTCATGATATTGAAGTATAACAACATTTCAAAGTTACCGTTGACTATATGTTAATAATGTTATAATTCTATATTGATATCATTTCTTGAATTAAACAACTATATTGAATATGCTCatgtctaaaatattttttggctCAAAATCTAAAATGTTGATTCAAAACTTTATAGagtattcttgatattaaagtttttagagattctttttttatcaaagataaAAGTTCAACAAGATAGTCTAGGCTATTAAACAAGCATTATagatttatatatgaaaaagtTATTATAGGCTAGTTTTAAGGTCAAGAAATCCTAAGAAATCAAATTAGATTCAATAAGCCATAAAATTTATCTAAGTGATTGATGGACCTCTATGCCCAATccaaaaatatgatttaatgcTTCATATAGTAGTCTTGATGGAATAGCCATTAAAGGTTTATTTCAAGGTTAAAATAGCAGTTAAAGATCTTAGCCCATAAgagataaaaagaattataacttTGATAAGCCAGGATTTAATATGAACATCCAAATAAAGCTAACAAGTATAATCCAAATGTTGATTTAGAGATCAATAAAAAAGTATTGATGGTAAAGTTCTTAAAGACTATTTTTTAGGTCAAGAAAGATGCCTAAAACCTGTATGGGGAATATGGtagcaattgtttttcaaagtattttttatttagaaatatatcaaaataatattttttattttttaaaaattattttttatagcaccatatcaaaatgatctaaaaacactaaaaatatattaatttaaagcaaagaaaaaacataaaaaaatattttttaaaaaaatatttttaaaatacaaaaacaaacaaagcaatcaattttaaaataaagaaggaaGACTTGCCTGCCAAGAAAAGCCTTCATATCCTTTTTCTCGGTTTGAGAGACCAGTTCTTTTTCAACATGTACTTTCAAGTCACTTTCTGCAACTAATCCAAACTTGAGTTGAAGTCTTTTTGTTGTGGTATAGGAAGAAAGGCTTCAAttgaaggatttgggttatgGAAAAATGGTTTGCAAGTTTGGTGTGGCTATTGTCTTTTAAAGTATGGATTTTTATCCCTACTTGAAAACgatgatgtgtttgaagattcAAGACCCTAGttagaaaattttgaatttcttgttgGGAGCCTAGGCCCTCGCTAGCCATCTCCCGGCTCCGCCCGGGtaattggtttttgttttggattcaacAAGTCATAATGATCTAGATGTCCAATTGAGATCTGTAAGTCAATGTGTTTGTAATAATACCCTGTTTGTATAGAAATGTTTGAAAAAGGAAGCTAAAGATGGGATCAAAGTCCTTCATCCTTGTTTAGTTTACtaataaaagcaaaggaaaagaTGGATTTTGTTGGGAGAGTTCAAACctccaaataattaaaaatcttagcAGTCCAAATTGAGGTGTTTAAAGTATTAAGATTATTAAATGACACATATATtctttacttttaaataaataaaataccctCTTTTTCACTCTTTAAGGATGTTCTTGTGATTCAATAATTAATCTCATTTTTCTAACCCTATTATCCCCTTCCTTTCCCTATCTTTACGTGTTTTTTATAGCCCTACCCTTCTTCCATCCAAATACAATACAGCAAGAGACCGAATCAAAAGCAATCTACTTTATAAGATGGGCACCCCAAAGCATATAAAGATCCCGTTCAGACTCTGTATTTCCATATACACGGGAGGAAGTCAAGGCCAAAGGTAAGCGACCTAATAAATCCACATGCTTTAGGCAACCTACAAATGATTAGTTCAGGACTTCCCCAGAAGCAACGGCCTACTCTCCAGCTTCATCGAGATGAACTTGAGGCTTCCAACAAACCTGCGaaaggaagtaaataaaaattaagtgacAAATTTGGCACGATGCTGCTTCCAGAATCCTAACGGTAAatgggaaataaataaattaccttGGAATGTTAGAATGATGAGGTGCCCACTGAAGAGTATCCTGCAGCTCTCATCTCTTTAAAAGTTCCAGATAACCAGTCCAGGCCCTCATAAAGTCCATCTCCCCTGAGAGCGCAAGTCCCCTGTATGTGCCATTTTCTGTTCTGGAGTTCGAAAAGACCTAGTCCTTCGCATACTTCCATCGGGGTCATTGCTCCTTTCTGAACAAGAAAAATGGAGTCCAACATATCACTATAGCTATAACCATTGAACAACCATGCAATAAAAATCAACATGTATTTGCATTTCGATGCAACACTCTCATTGAATTCTTATGCATGCTTACGGCAAATCTATTAACAATGATACAACTAGCAAACAACAACTAGAGTGAGGTATAAATACAGCAAAGGCTGCGGTGTTGTGGTCATCAACACGAAGCAACTAgcaaaggacaaaaaaatggACCTCAACATATAGAAAGCACTTGCTCCTCTCAGCCTCCTCTAGTTTGTCCTCCTTATATTGGAGAGTTTTTGCCCTTCACTTCATCTGTTCATGCATAAAATTGATTGATATTGTTTGCTCGAATTAATGAATGTTCTAATTCCAATTTTAAACTATTTAGCCATTGAGAAAATAGAATCATTATTATGCATTTGTTCATCAGATGTCACTCTCTGGGATGTTGGGGTATGAGTGGCATTGGCAAAACAAACATCACTGGAGCAGTGTTTGATCGGATCTCTACTCAATTTGATGGTTCCTGCTTCCTTGCCAATGTTAGAGAACAATTGGGAAATCATGAAATACTTCATTTACTGAAATAACTTCTTCTAATGTATTGACCAACACCATCATGAGACTCAGAAAGAACTTGCAGAAAAAATGGAAACAGCAACCTGCTGTGCTTTCATTCAAATGTCCATGTGCTCTtagcaaatcaaaacagaagGCCCTGGGGTGGGGGAAAGGGAAGGAGATTGAAAGACATGAAAACAGGCCCTGAAGTATCTAAATACTGTTTCAGACAGATGGATGCCTCCTTTCCATTAAAAGCATAGCAGATTTAATAAATCAGCCCTTTTAAAGAAGCTTCATTTCACCTTGCAAATTTCTAAAGTCCAAAATCCAAGTGCCAAGAACTCTTCGGCAAGCACATGAGATGTAAGAGCCTTGATGCATGACATAAGAAGCAAGTCTGAGAAGGCATAATTACTACTCACATCTAGTGCAGTTGATAAACTTAGAAAGCAGTCTGGCAGTCAAGTATTTTAATCAAATCCCTACTAGACAAAGTTAATAGCTTGATGTATGAATTTTACTCAAAATTAGTGAGGCTTCACCAAGTGATTCTCTTGTTTAAAAGAACAAGAGATTGATCTGAACAGAAGTTTTAAAACCTATATATTTCCAGAATAAGCaaagtttttcaaatttctagCTGCAGCTTGCCAAATATCTAAGTTCAGCATCAAGTTCAGATGCATCTTTTCTGACCAAAAGAGTCTTAATATTATCCTGATGTTTCAACACTGTTCTCAAGGTATCATATCCGGGTTTgataccttttctttcttttcttttttgttttttttgcgaTGTTGTtaaaattagaaggaaaaaaaaggattgcCTTATCTACCTTTCTAATACAGATATCATCCAGAATAAGTATGAGGAAATAAATACCATCTAAAAAATTTACCAAATGCAAATACTATTTTacagccaaaaagaaaagatttatcATTATCACTGCAATGAATTCAAACAGTACAGAACAGTCCTTGTTCAAAACTCTCGGAAAGTTTATTATGCAGAAAAGACTATATTTCAGGTATCATACATCTTAATTCATATTTCATCTTTCATTAGCCTCACATTTTTAGAAGCACGTAGCTCAAAGGATTGTCACCTTGAGAAATATACAGATGTCAGCACAAAAGTTAGAGATCCATTCATGCAGATATGTTGAAATTAGGGTTGTCACAAACCTCCTCCCTATTCCCCCATGTTGATGAGGTTACAATTGCATAGGGGTGCAGTAAGACAAATTTTATGGGATAGGATAATTTCCCTTTTCTCTGTATGACGTCATGATTCAGGTTCTTTTGGGTGAGTAGTGTTAGCTGATTCTGCTTTTTTGCTTTTACATTTTAGAGGATGTCTTATTATCTAACATGATTTTGTAATTCTTTTAGTCCGTTAATATAACTTcctttaatcttaaaaatattcaGGTAGCagctcatttattttatttgagtaatgAGAAAACAAAAGTAGGTGAATTTGCCTAGATTATAGTTTATCCAATAAATTACTGATGTGGGTAATGAACAAAGCTGGAAACAGAACGAGGcttttttatatgaaacaaaATAACTGATAACCTGccctacaaataaaataaggaaattaACAATTCATATACAAGTTCATCAAGCAAGAAACCAAACATGAATACCAAATTGCATTGCATGGTTTCAGTCAATGCAAATATAGAGAATCGCCGGATAAATGATTAGCACAACAGGCTCCAGAAGTCAGTCACAGCAAAGGGGCAGCTTAGATATGAATAGACATGGTGATTAATCATTGTAGCAGGTAAAATGAGTGCGTGCGTCTGTGTGTTTTAGTCTTTTGAATTATGATTATAAACTTGTACTGGGATTCTATATCCTCTCTGCGCTACATCTAAATCAGAAAGACAAAATCTTCTCTGTGATGTTGTTCTACTTTGCAAGATTGGGACTTGGGAGGGTCAGATAGTTTGTATCTGTGCAGGACATTGACTTGGATATTTCAATTCGTATGCAGCTCATCAGAATCACTTAAGGAGTACTCGTTTAATGAGTTTTATATGTGTGGGAAAGCACATCAAATACCATTAATAGAGCTTACCATGTCCTGTTTGTTGGCAAACACCAAGATGATACTGTTGAGCATAAATGGATCTTTGACGATGGTCTGAAAGAAAAGGTGGTGGTCAACTTAGAACTCTTTCTAACATTAGCATGGTAAAACCTGCATACCTTTCTGAATACACAACCTGAAATTCTGCCTTAGCTCTTCCAATTCTCTCCCGGTCCAACGAATCAACAACATATATCTGCATAGAGAAATATACTTACTAGTTACTACTGAAAACAAGGTACAACCAGTTGTACTATTACAAGACCCTTCAGCTTCAAGACAAAGCCTATGAATTGCACAGACGTATATGTGGATCAATGCAAAGCGAAAATCGAGATTTAGAAAGAAACAATGGATTGCAAGAAGCACAACCGGGCAAAATAAGAAACGCAGACAACAACCATTACCAGCCCATCGGTGTTATTGAAGTAATGCCTCCAGAGCGGCCTTAGTTTCTCTTGTCCACCAACATCCCAAACGGTGAACACCACATTCTTATACTGAACTTTCTCCACGTTGAACCCTGTGGGAGAAAGGAGGGATAAGCATACCTATATAATACTGAAGCGCTGCTCCTCCGATCAATGGAAGCATACCAATAATACAAGGAAAGATGTTGCAAGGAAAAAAGACCAACCAATTGTAGGGACAGTGGATAACACTTCTCCAATGTGCAACTTGTAAAGTATGGTAGTTTTACCGGCTGCATCGAGTCCGAGCATGACAACCTAAGTCAGCTCCAAACAATTTTGGATTGCCGAGTTTCAAGAATACAGTCAAAATCTCTTGAAATTCACTTCTCATgcgaaattaatttgaataaagcaAAAGGATATGCCAGAGAAGAGTACCCGCATCTCGGTATTGCCGAAAAAGGTGTCGAAGAGCTTGCGAAAGGCTTGACCCATCCCCTCTCAATGATGATGATCTTCCCAGGTGTTCCTCAATTCTATCACTTACTGTTCAGTATTTCTTGTGTGATCTAAATCTAACAGAGTTCTGTTTCTCTCTTCTTGTTCATACTCTTGTTTCTCGCCAAACAGAGAGAATGATGACACGACACAGATGATCGCACGGCATGGCCTctgcttttcttctcttttctttccgtCCATATGGAATTtcatttattcattttcttctctctaatTGGTCTGTTTAGGCCAAATTTCGTCACTGTCAATTTCCACTTTATTTCGTCGCTACCCTTGTATTTTCCAAAAGTTCCTCATGTTGCCTCTGGCTTGCTTTTTGTATTTGCTCTTAACATTTCTTTTGTACAAGGTGAGAAATCTATTTATTTGCAcctttatcttaaaaaaaaaaaaaaaaaaaacagagagaaagacacaaaattcaaaagatttcCCTTCTTGAAAAATCTAAAGGTTTAGGGATGAGTTATTACAAGAATAATTCATAATTCATACAACTTATGAGCTCATCCATTTCATGGCAGTGATGCGTGTTAGAATTTCAATTATACTGCAATATTCATTACTCTAATTGTTAAATACTCTTGTTTCGCATAGAACTTGAACGATGATTAATAATGTAAACATTAATCTTTTGGTTGATGTTTGATCTCAACTATTTTCACTAATTTACAAGGtgaataactattttttttttagattaatgtggGTATCCGGATCAGCTTGTGTGTACCTCGACTGATCCCACgggttctgaagttaacgaccatataagcctctaGTAGCCCTGAGGTTTGTGAGATTTGAACTGGTGGAATAACTActattcttaatcaaattatagGTGGTTGcttattttagatataaaaaatacccTTCATAATCCTTCTTTAAATTGATCAACAAATCAACCATTTATAATGTGGTAAATTTAGCATTGTATCATTAAAATATTGACCATGTTTTACTTCCTAACATGTTATCAAACTaagaaactttaaaataaaatgttgtttgGCTTGGAAGGACGTTTAGGATTGTAAGAATTGTTACATTAAGTTTTTAtcttaataattaatcaattaacaCCTagatcttcatctttttatccaaaaatctccaatttatttttgcaaaaaaaaagtgatttttagaaaacataAGTTTActtcttcaataaaaataacattttccaGTTCTTCTCAACCAAAATAATCCCTAATCACTTGTTGTAAAAAATGCATTGATTGCATCCCTAAAGAAAATGGAGAAGTCATAAAAAGTGCCCTAGAAAGAATGAATGAGGAACATCCTAGCCTTTACAAAGAAGAAATTATCCCAAAAAGAGATAGCCTCTTTccttttaatatcaacaaagaAAAGCTTCAACTTTAGGGTGACCGCATCAACTTAAATATCTAGAAGAAGTTGATTCCAATATGTCCTTATGCTGCCATCATTGACTACATCAACTAGCTAAGAAGAGTTCAACATCATTTTAGTAAGGAATGGAAACTCTCCCTTTTCTGGTCATTCAAACAATGTCTTCATCTTCAAGTATGGCATGTAGATCATTACTTTGTATAATTTGTCCATGATATGAGGTCTATACCTAAGGGTGAATAAATATCATCCTAAGATAATTTAGTAATCGCAAGTCTAAAAATCACTTACACAATCGTCTCGTAAGCTTTTTCAAAGACACAAGTGATATATCTATATTGAATTCTCATACGAGTCATTTTAATATACATGTTATTTGATAAACACCTATTTATTGTTCTAAATATCGTTCATATCTTAGTTTGTGAGaacaactgtttttttttataaaaaaaaaaacatgatatatatatatatatcaacagcTATAAGTAATATTCAGTTTTAATAAAGCATTGCTTAGGACTATTTAGAAACAATACTTTGATGCGAtaggaatctcataattataataaatttataattttctttgcaaagtattttttatctcATGAACTTTATGtttactttatatttattaataaaatatttgatgaaaattaaatataaataagtttttattaataaattaaatatatttataaaaataaaattaatatcacGTATAACCAATCAATTAGCTAGACTATATACACTAATATAACTCGAGGACCACATGCTTTTTAGACATACCTATAAGGAATGCAAGTTAGGAGTGAATAACACCCCTTCATGGAGAAGGTCCATCTTGTCATGTaagtaaagaaagaaattaaaaaaaaaatcaaaatactttgAGTCACAATTAAATAGAGAGAAATTGTAAAGAAACTTTTCAACTAAATACTTTGAGTCACAACTGACTTAGGTTTATTGTaaaatctttttgttaaattaataaatagaaagctcatatcatcatttttagtttaaaatgcatgttgaatattttttggtaagatataaaaaaggaaaaatcaagaaactcatCTTTTATCCTAAATCAACCCAATCCTTCAAATTGTTCAAAAGTTTATAATTGTATAGGAGCTCACTtatatattttgtgattttttttaattaagcttttttcttgataaatttataaaatcaaatgatacaatagctttcttaaaaaataaagaataattaaaattttaaatttaataagattcaagaaaataaatatattatatatttaaacaaaattattgcCTCTTGATTATAGTGTTAGGATAGAATTttctaaattcaaattcaatcaataataaaaagaaatttaaaaactaatactaagttggaaaaaaaactataaaatttatacaaaatttagattaaattttttaataagcaTGAGatctattaatatttatgttcAAATATACATAA
This genomic interval from Populus nigra chromosome 11, ddPopNigr1.1, whole genome shotgun sequence contains the following:
- the LOC133667971 gene encoding uncharacterized protein LOC133667971 — protein: MGQAFRKLFDTFFGNTEMRVVMLGLDAAGKTTILYKLHIGEVLSTVPTIGFNVEKVQYKNVVFTVWDVGGQEKLRPLWRHYFNNTDGLIYVVDSLDRERIGRAKAEFQTIVKDPFMLNSIILVFANKQDMKGAMTPMEVCEGLGLFELQNRKWHIQGTCALRGDGLYEGLDWLSGTFKEMRAAGYSSVGTSSF